The Platichthys flesus chromosome 8, fPlaFle2.1, whole genome shotgun sequence genome has a window encoding:
- the stx3b gene encoding syntaxin 3b isoform X2 yields MKDRLEQLKATCDQDDEDVEIAVDNAAFMDEFFTQIEDIRNSIDKIDDNVAEVKKLFSVILSAPTSEQKTQDELEAITNDIKKMANNARNKLKTIERNLESEEQERVSADMRIRKSQHAVLSRKFVEVMTKYNEAQVDFRERSKGRIKRQLEITGKATTDEELDEMLESGNSAVFTAGIVDSGISKQALSEIESRHKDIVRLESSIKELHDMFVDIAMLVESQGDIVDNIEQNVSKSQDHITVAKEQTKKAVRYQTKARKGGMIERIESNMDQSVGFVERAVADTKKAAKFQQEARRKKMMITLCCAIIGIVGFSYLYSFFS; encoded by the exons ATGAAGGACCGACTGGAGCAACTTAAAGCG aCTTGTGATCAAGATGACGAAGACGTGGAGATTGCTGTGGACAACGCAGCCTTCATGGATGAGTTCTTCACTCAG ATCGAGGACATTAGGAACAGTATTGATAAAATAGATGACAACGTGGCTGAAGTCAAAAAGCTCTTCTCTGTCATCCTTTCTGCTCCCACTTCAGAGCAGA AAACACAGGATGAACTGGAGGCAATCACTAATGACATTAAGAAGATGGCCAACAATGCAAGAAACAAACTCAAAA CCATCGAGAGGAATCTGGAAtcggaggagcaggagagggtcTCAGCTGACATGCGGATACGTAAATCACAG CATGCAGTGCTGTCAAGGAAGTTTGTGGAAGTAATGACAAAGTATAATGAAGCCCAGGTGGACTTCAGGGAGAGGAGTAAAGGACGTATTAAGAGGCAGCTAGAGATCA CTGGAAAAGCAACCACAGATGAAGAGCTGGATGAGATGCTGGAGAGTGGGAATTCTGCTGTCTTCACTGCAGGG ATTGTGGATTCTGGGATCTCTAAACAAGCCCTGAGTGAGATCGAATCCAGACACAAGGACATTGTGCGTCTGGAAAGCAGCATCAAGGAACTGCACGATATGTTTGTAGACATTGCCATGTTGGTGGAGAGCCAG ggtGACATAGTAGACAACATAGAGCAGAATGTATCCAAGTCACAAGACCACATAACAGTCGCTAAGGAGCAGACCAAAAAAGCTGTAAGGTACCAGACCAAAGCTCGCAAG GGTGGAATGATTGAAAGGATTGAGAGCAACATGGACCAATCAGTGGGCTTTGTGGAAAGGGCTGTAGCCGACACTAAGAAAGCAGCAAAGTTTCAGCAAGAGGCTCGCCGT AAAAAGATGATGATTACTTTGTGCTGTGCCATCATTGGGATTGTTGGGTTCTCCTATCTCTACAGCTTCTTCTCATGA
- the ndufs8b gene encoding NADH:ubiquinone oxidoreductase core subunit S8b isoform X1, translated as MSNVTALSLRLLHCYSKHGTSGHGPGVLRPFSLSVHREGFKYVNALEPPTDLRSITDRAATTLLWTELFRGLAMTMSYLFREPATINYPFEKGPLSPRFRGEHALRRYPNGEERCIACKLCEAICPAQAITIEAETRADGSRRTTRYDIDMTKCIYCGFCQEACPVDAIVEGPNFEFSTETHEELLYNKEKLLNNGDRWEAEIAANIQADYLYR; from the exons atGTCCAACGTCACTGCACTCAGCCTGCGTCTTCTCCACTGCTACTCAAAGCACG GTACATCCGGACATGGTCCAGGCGTCCTGCGCCCGTTTAGTCTCAGTGTCCATAGGGAGGGTTTCA AGTATGTGAACGCTCTGGAGCCGCCAACAGACCTGAGGTCCATCACTGACCGGGCTGCAACAACCCTCTTGTGGACTGAACTTTTCAGAg GTTTGGCGATGACCATGAGTTACTTGTTCCGTGAACCCGCCACCATCAACTACCCATTTGAGAAGGGACCTCTGTCACCCCGCTTCCGTGGAGAGCATGCCCTTCGCCGCTACCCTAACGGAGAGGAGCGCTGCATTGCCTGTAAACTGTGCGAGGCCATCTGCCCTGCTCAG GCCATCACCATTGAAGCTGAGACTCGAGCTGACGGCAGCAGGAGGACTACGCGCTACGACATTGATATGACCAAGTGTATTTACTGCGGCTTCTGCCAGGAGGCCTGTCCTGTTGATGCCATTGTGGAG GGTCCCAACTTTGAATTTTCCACAGAGACCCACGAGGAGCTGCTGTACAAcaaggagaagctgctgaacaatGGAGACAGATGGGAGGCGGAGATAGCAGCCAACATACAAGCAGACTACCTGTACAGATAG
- the tbc1d10c gene encoding ecotropic viral integration site 5 ortholog, whose product MSASSPAQRNLSEEDGSGSDAGSEVSLEPETDRFGFILTNGSTAGSVGPPPELVRQRENKWISIILQWDRIMSKKTSKVKEQCQKGIPASLRAKCWPLLSAATDRMKQNKNLYKVLDSQPALQSWVDVIERDLDRQFPFHEMFLCKDGHGQQGLFRVLKAFTQFQPEEGYCQAQGPVAAVLLMNMPAEEAFWCLVQISEQYLPGYYSPLLEGVLFDAGMLTWVLRRTCPAAHKHLQHHEVEPLMFATDWLMCLFTRHLPFNTLLRVWDLFFCYGVRVLLQVAVVLVRRVLGRAEQRRQCQGQMETLERLRGVREQVQDEDDVFIAEVCSVPLTSRDLEKQTEKELEKWRKDRPSSTFDPRGRCQGHRVAWARARQNQEDWDRKERQKGNLSAPLSRSASTLTLSPSLLPHRLGKGGSKVVRHLSLGAKDDWRSRNYLNFNKVQDLQEEEDVEACKEQSEVKLLGQSNEKELLEEPKEMAQNLNILTEHTEETETVKKENDRAETVMTEMEVSNPKETKDERTDSEETSVGFEPNQSPAKDQTVQNILQLNEHTSHHIQEEELGSHSQSQTHKGQDQETEVKDMTEETEEDISESEHSAAVEKKQRETQNVTADAYTHKEMEVPADQSEEQMIQFDMKPEEATESKNNQQLQVDTVTEVSETRTETIQGSETEEEETFTGTDLTTEAETQEEVITEVDEGSRVEELEEMEEEFDPPPEKEREEKMEENAATEDESENEVGQIDSRTDTKAETLILTLPECIQEQQDKDLVADTETEAVIPVIENTVTESSEVFAHCSEEECDEVTFEPTQEKDKIILTAHSEAQVEDDQRQAREIQTDIQKNMETNDSVTSTVEEETLKQVEAVTLTAEPEGETSQVETSVSEEPVPEDPTSRVSMGPSEEKEKEENVFISPPNVTDNLHIDSSSQTHNKSDFPTEANTGGLTQASGRRSSRSSADFCVRKSSNSHGSRLARKLSIDLFSAPQQTSQPQPVPYHAEVKPSESQPTPRAVNPIQTSPDVTQSSEVTSTLSGTKRTAKEQEPAATPKRLGFFRRLRGEQSKTTKEKGAQKIQVPKILIQDFSDGTGVGKVVQEEGEEKLSSRERRKIRRERERCCKEEERARKKKEKEMEKEKERERRKPQARGKSFQVQKEKGRNDPDQLVKTGSQTLRYSASHTETYF is encoded by the exons ATGAGTGCATCGAGTCCAGCCCAGAGGAACCTCAGTGAAGAGGACGGCTCTGGCTCTGAtgcagggtcagaggtcagtctGGAGCCTGAGACCGACCGCTTTGGATTTATTCTGACCAATGGATCCACTGCTGG GAGTGTGGGCCCACCACCCGAGCTGGTcaggcagagggagaacaagTGGATCAGCATCATTCTCCAGTGGGATCGTATAATGTCGAAGAAGACCAGTAAG GTTAAAGAACAGTGTCAAAAAGGCATCCCTGCCTCCCTGAGGGCAAAGTGCTGGCCACTGCTGAGTGCAGCCACTGACAggatgaaacaaaataaaaacctctACAAG GTTCTGGACTCGCAGCCTGCTCTGCAGAGCTGGGTGGACGTGATTGAAAGAGACCTGGACCGACAGTTCCCCTTCCACGAAATGTTCCTCTGCAAAGATGGACATGG gcagcaGGGTTTGTTCCGGGTGTTGAAAGCCTTCACTCAGTTCCAACCAGAGGAGGGTTACTGCCAGGCACAGGGGCCTGTAGCTGCAGTGCTGCTGATGAACATGCCTGCTGAG GAGGCCTTCTggtgtttggtgcagatcagtGAGCAGTACCTTCCTGGATACTACAGCCCCCTGTTG GAGGGCGTCCTGTTTGATGCCGGCATGTTGACCTGGGTCTTGAGACGGACGTGTCCAGCTGCTCATAAACACCTGCAGCACCACGAAGTGGAGCCCCTCATGTTCGCCACTGATTGGCTAATGTGTCTGTTCACACGCCACCTGCCATTCAACACTCTGCTACGAGTCTGGGACCTGTTTTTCTGCTACG GGGTGCGGGTGCTGCTCCAGGTGGCCGTGGTGCTGGTTCGTCGTGTGCTGGGTCGTGCCGAGCAGAGAAGGCAGTGTCAGGGTCAGATGGAGACTCTGGAGAGGCTGAGGGGCGTCAGGGAGCAGGTCCAAGATGAAGACGATGTCTTCATAGCAGAG GTGTGCTCTGTGCCGCTGACGTCCAGAGATCTGGAGAAACAAACGGAGAAGGAGCTTGAAAAGTGGAGAAAAGACCGACCTTCGTCCACATTTGACCCCAGAGGTCGTTGCCAGGGACACCGGGTGGCGTGGGCGCGGGCTCGGCAGAACCAGGAAGACTGGGAtaggaaagagagacagaaaggcaACCTGTccgcccctctctctcgctcggcTTCTACTCTGACGTTGTCCCCTTCACTCCTTCCTCACAGGTTGGGGAAAGGTGGAAGTAAAGTCGTAAGGCATCTTTCACTTGGAGCAAAAGATGACTGGAGAAGCCGCaattatttaaactttaataaagTGCAGGAccttcaggaggaggaggacgtggaaGCATGTAAAGAACAAAGTGAGGTGAAACTTTTAGGACAAAGTAATGAGAAAGAACTTTTAGAAGAACCAAAGGAGATGGCTCAAAACCTAAATATACTGACAGAGCacacagaagaaacagaaacagtaaaaaaagagaatgaCCGAGCTGAAACAGTAATGACAGAAATGGAGGTAAGTAACCCTAAAGAGACCAAAGATGAAAGAACGGACAGTGAAGAAACAAGTGTGGGGTTCGAACCAAACCAAAGTCCAGCCAAAGACCAGACTGTCCAAAATATTCTTCAGCTAAATGAACATACCTCTCACCATATACAGGAAGAGGAGCTGGGCTctcacagccaatcacagactcACAAAGGCCAAGACCAGGAAACTGAGGTCAAAGACATGAcggaggagacagaagaagacaTTTCAGAAAGTGAACATTCAGCTGCGGTGGAGAAAAAACAGCGTGAGACACAGAATGTTACTGCAGATGCttacacacacaaggaaatggAAGTACCCGCAGACCAAAGTGAGGAACAGATGATTCAGTTTGACATGAAACCAGAGGAGGCgacagaaagtaaaaacaatcaACAGCTGCAGGTGGACACGGTCACCGAAGTCTCAGAAACAAGAACTGAGACAATTCAAGGCTCggagacggaggaagaggagacttTCACTGGCACAGATCTAACAACAGAGGCAGAAACACAGGAGGAAGTGATCACAGAGGTGGACGAAGGCTCACGGGTTGAAGAATTGGAAGAAATGGAAGAAGAGTTCGACCCACCaccagagaaagaaagggaggaaaagatggaggaaaacGCAGCCACAGAGGATGAATCAGAGAATGAAGTAGGACAAATAGATTCAAGGACAGACACAAAAGCAGAAACCTTAATCCTGACGTTACCTGAATGCATCCAAGAACAACAGGACAAGGACTTAGTAgctgacacagaaactgaagctgtaATACCAGTTATAGAAAACACAGTGACAGAGTCAAGTGAAGTTTTTGCCCACTGTTCAGAGGAAGAGTGTGATGAGGTGACATTCGAACCCACgcaggaaaaagacaaaatcatTTTGACTGCGCACTCAGAGGCACAGGTTGAGGATGATCAAAGACAAGCAAGGGAAATACAAACTGACATTCAGAAAAACATGGAGACTAATGACTCTGTCACATCtacagtggaggaggaaacttTAAAGCAGGTTGAAGCAGTGACCCTCACTGCCGAGCCTGAGGGGGAAACAAGTCAAGTGGAAACAAGTGTCTCTGAGGAGCCTGTCCCCGAAGATCCGACAAGCCGGGTCTCAATGGGTCCttcagaggagaaagaaaaagaggagaacgTCTTCATTTCTCCTCCTAACGTGACAGACAATCTACACATAGACAgcagctcacagacacacaataaaagTGATTTTCCGACCGAGGCAAATACCGGTGGCCTGACACAAGCCTCTGGGCGCCGCAGTAGCCGTTCTTCAGCTGATTTCTGTGTACGCAAGTCTTCCAACTCCCATGGGTCAAGGTTGGCACGTAAGCTCTCCATAGATCTCTTCAGTGCTCCACAGCAAACGAGTCAACCACAGCCTGTCCCTTATCACGCAGAAGTTAAACCCAGTGAATCACAGCCCACTCCTAGAGCAGTTAACCCGATCCAAACTTCCCCTGATGTGACTCAGTCTTCTGAAGTCACCTCGACATTGTCTGGAACAAAGAGGACTGCGAAAGAGCAGGAGCCGGCTGCCACCCCTAAACGATTGGGTTTCTTCCGCcgactgagaggagagcagtcCAAAACGACAAAGGAAAAAGGCGCACAGAAAATTCAAGTCCCCAAAATCTTGATTCAGGACTTCAGTGATGGAACAGGGGTGGGGAAAGTGGTTCAGGAAGAAGGCGAGGAGAAACTTAGCTCCAGAGAGAGACGGAAGATACGGCGGGAGCGAGAGAGATgttgcaaagaggaggagagggcgagaaagaagaaggaaaaggagatggagaaggagaaggagcgagagaggaggaaaccGCAGGCGAGGGGTAAAAGTTTTCAGGTGCAAAAGGAGAAAGGTAGAAATGATCCAGACCAACTTGTAAAGACTGGCTCACAGACGCTACGATATTCTGCGTCTCACACTGAAACTTACTTTTAA
- the ndufs8b gene encoding NADH:ubiquinone oxidoreductase core subunit S8b isoform X2, protein MSNVTALSLRLLHCYSKHGTSGHGPGVLRPFSLSVHREGFSLAMTMSYLFREPATINYPFEKGPLSPRFRGEHALRRYPNGEERCIACKLCEAICPAQAITIEAETRADGSRRTTRYDIDMTKCIYCGFCQEACPVDAIVEGPNFEFSTETHEELLYNKEKLLNNGDRWEAEIAANIQADYLYR, encoded by the exons atGTCCAACGTCACTGCACTCAGCCTGCGTCTTCTCCACTGCTACTCAAAGCACG GTACATCCGGACATGGTCCAGGCGTCCTGCGCCCGTTTAGTCTCAGTGTCCATAGGGAGGGTTTCA GTTTGGCGATGACCATGAGTTACTTGTTCCGTGAACCCGCCACCATCAACTACCCATTTGAGAAGGGACCTCTGTCACCCCGCTTCCGTGGAGAGCATGCCCTTCGCCGCTACCCTAACGGAGAGGAGCGCTGCATTGCCTGTAAACTGTGCGAGGCCATCTGCCCTGCTCAG GCCATCACCATTGAAGCTGAGACTCGAGCTGACGGCAGCAGGAGGACTACGCGCTACGACATTGATATGACCAAGTGTATTTACTGCGGCTTCTGCCAGGAGGCCTGTCCTGTTGATGCCATTGTGGAG GGTCCCAACTTTGAATTTTCCACAGAGACCCACGAGGAGCTGCTGTACAAcaaggagaagctgctgaacaatGGAGACAGATGGGAGGCGGAGATAGCAGCCAACATACAAGCAGACTACCTGTACAGATAG
- the stx3b gene encoding syntaxin 3b isoform X1 — translation MKDRLEQLKATCDQDDEDVEIAVDNAAFMDEFFTQIEDIRNSIDKIDDNVAEVKKLFSVILSAPTSEQKTQDELEAITNDIKKMANNARNKLKTIERNLESEEQERVSADMRIRKSQHAVLSRKFVEVMTKYNEAQVDFRERSKGRIKRQLEITGKATTDEELDEMLESGNSAVFTAGIVDSGISKQALSEIESRHKDIVRLESSIKELHDMFVDIAMLVESQGGMIERIESNMDQSVGFVERAVADTKKAAKFQQEARRKKMMITLCCAIIGIVGFSYLYSFFS, via the exons ATGAAGGACCGACTGGAGCAACTTAAAGCG aCTTGTGATCAAGATGACGAAGACGTGGAGATTGCTGTGGACAACGCAGCCTTCATGGATGAGTTCTTCACTCAG ATCGAGGACATTAGGAACAGTATTGATAAAATAGATGACAACGTGGCTGAAGTCAAAAAGCTCTTCTCTGTCATCCTTTCTGCTCCCACTTCAGAGCAGA AAACACAGGATGAACTGGAGGCAATCACTAATGACATTAAGAAGATGGCCAACAATGCAAGAAACAAACTCAAAA CCATCGAGAGGAATCTGGAAtcggaggagcaggagagggtcTCAGCTGACATGCGGATACGTAAATCACAG CATGCAGTGCTGTCAAGGAAGTTTGTGGAAGTAATGACAAAGTATAATGAAGCCCAGGTGGACTTCAGGGAGAGGAGTAAAGGACGTATTAAGAGGCAGCTAGAGATCA CTGGAAAAGCAACCACAGATGAAGAGCTGGATGAGATGCTGGAGAGTGGGAATTCTGCTGTCTTCACTGCAGGG ATTGTGGATTCTGGGATCTCTAAACAAGCCCTGAGTGAGATCGAATCCAGACACAAGGACATTGTGCGTCTGGAAAGCAGCATCAAGGAACTGCACGATATGTTTGTAGACATTGCCATGTTGGTGGAGAGCCAG GGTGGAATGATTGAAAGGATTGAGAGCAACATGGACCAATCAGTGGGCTTTGTGGAAAGGGCTGTAGCCGACACTAAGAAAGCAGCAAAGTTTCAGCAAGAGGCTCGCCGT AAAAAGATGATGATTACTTTGTGCTGTGCCATCATTGGGATTGTTGGGTTCTCCTATCTCTACAGCTTCTTCTCATGA
- the rad9a gene encoding cell cycle checkpoint control protein RAD9A: MDCVVTGGNVKVLAKAILSLSRIGDELYVEPQDDGLALRSVNSSRSAYGCFLFAPLFFTRYIIPNGQDFRCKMAIKSVQAVFRSLASLEKTVEKCHIELDKKKNRLTFTLHCKHGLLKTHNLSFQDSESLQAVFDKESYANVFRAQPRLLADTVVHFPSSLDEVTMSVNDDRMWFRNHVDDEAELSKAMQTELCLASDEFDHFAVRAHNSVTFCLKELRGLLVFAESANLPISIYFDEPGSPVVLSVTDSVLEGNFVLATLADDSHQRKDNTRRAQTPPPPPPDDFMNDDIDSYLIAMDTSMAPGPSSAGPPTPPLAKSTYSKQPVAAYHRTRIHSEEEEEEEKDETDNSDQPPNKKFCSLFFGSVLPPTSQMSTQPVTNQEVLASDSEDDTQAE, from the exons ATGGATTGCGTCGTGACGGGAGGAAACGTGAAAG TTCTGGCCAAAGCCATCCTCTCGCTGTCCAGGATCGGTGATGAGCTGTATGTGGAGCCCCAGGACGACGGG CTCGCCCTGCGGTCTGTGAACTCCTCTCGGTCTGCATATGGCTGCTTCCTGTTCGCACCACTCTTCTTCACCAG GTACATCATCCCCAATGGGCAGGACTTCCGCTGCAAGATGGCTATAAAG AGCGTGCAGGCCGTGTTCAGGTCTCTGGCATCTCTCGAGAAGACGGTGGAAAAATGTCACATCGAGctggacaagaagaagaaccgCCTCACCTTCACCCTGCACTGCAAACATG GCCTGCTGAAGACACATAACCTGTCTTTCCAGGACAGTGAAAGTTTACAGGCCGTGTTTGATAAGGAGAGCTATGCCAATGTGTTCAGGGCCCAGCCCAG GCTGCTGGCGGACACAGTTGTGCATTTCCCTTCGTCTCTGGATGAAGTGACCATGTCAGTGAATGATGATCGGATGTGGTTCAGGAATCATGTGGATGACGAAGCAG AGCTGTCCAAGGCCATGCAGACAGAGCTGTGTCTGGCATCAGACGAGTTTGACCATTTCGCCGTCCGAGCTCACAACAGTGTCACATTTTGTCTGAAGGAGTTACGG GGTTTGTTAGTGTTTGCAGAGTCCGCTAATCTCCCTATTTCTATCTACTTTGATGAACCAGGAAG CCCTGTGGTGCTTTCAGTAACGGACAGTGTCCTGGAGGGGAACTTTGTGCTCGCCACGCTCGCTGATGATTCCCACCAACGTAAAGACAACACTAGACG AGCTCAgacaccacctcctccccctccagaTGACTTCATGAACGATGACATAGACTCCTACCTCATCGCCATGGATACCAGCATGGCACCGGGTCCCTCGTCTGCAGGtccacccaccccccccttaGCTAAGTCCACATACTCCAAGCAGCCTGTCGCAGCCTATCACAGGACGAGGATAcacagtgaagaagaggaggaggaggagaaagatgaaACAGACAACTCGGACCAACCACCTAATAAGAAG TTCTGTTCCTTGTTCTTTGGATCCGTGCTTCCCCCAACTTCTCAGATGAGCACTCAACCAGTGACAAATCAGGAAGTGCTGGCCAGTGACAGTGAGGACGACACACAAGCAGAGTAA
- the ran gene encoding GTP-binding nuclear protein Ran — protein MADSMAQCVAVFKLVLVGDGGTGKTTFVKRHITGEFEKKYVATLGVEVHPLMFHTNRGAIKYNVWDTAGQEKFGGLRDGYYIQAQCAIIMFDVTSRVTYKNVPNWHRDLVRVCENIPIVLCGNKVDIKDRKVKAKSIVFHRKKNLQYYDISAKSNYNFEKPFLWLARKLIGDPNLEFVAMPALAPPEVHMDPTLAAKYEHELQVASETALPDDEDDL, from the exons ATGGCGGACTCAATGGCTCAGTGTGTGGCGGTGTTCAAG CTCGTGTTAGTTGGAGATGGAGGCACCGGGAAAACAACTTTCGTGAAGAGACACATCACAGGAGAGTTTGAGAAGAAATATGTCG CTACTCTGGGAGTAGAGGTGCACCCACTGATGTTCCACACCAACAGAGGAGCCATCAAGTACAATGTGTGGGACACAGCTGGTCAAGAGAAGTTCGGAGGCCTGAGAGATGGATACTACATCCAAG CTCAGTGCGCTATCATCATGTTTGACGTCACTTCTCGAGTCACTTATAAGAATGTGCCTAACTGGCATCGTGACTTGGTCCGTGTATGTGAGAACATTCCCATCGTCCTTTGTGGCAACAAGGTTGACATAAAAGACAGGAAAGTCAAAGCCAAGAGCATCGTGTTTCACCGCAAGAAGAACCTGCAG TACTACGACATTTCGGCCAAGAGTAACTACAACTTCGAGAAACCTTTCCTGTGGCTAGCAAGGAAGTTGATTGGTGATCCCAACCTGGAATTTGTGGCCATGCCTGCCCTCGCTCCTCCAGAGGTTCACATGGACCCAACATTAGCTGCGAAGTACGAGCACGAGCTTCAA GTTGCATCAGAAACAGCATTGCCAGATGACGAAGATGACCTCTAA